In a single window of the Bactrocera dorsalis isolate Fly_Bdor chromosome 2, ASM2337382v1, whole genome shotgun sequence genome:
- the LOC105229920 gene encoding clotting factor B isoform X1, with product MRRWSCLLILCTFYKVTHGISLSTGVPKCNCIRVKECEPIAYLLLNHKPHEADMIYKIVQSAGCGYAGLDPLVCCPTTYANHKITTRLHATDIDAYRSTDPDVWVWGSTQFPTGIDALTEMLSAASSSADGRTTKRRSKEFYDETDVFDFIDPKTQRNFPHSFYEESVASHEVNSEAKKHYGSGDLDQKNFKQHTHKHHHHFGEDSYFPHHSHHHEYDRENVYDSNEYDAGEEEYPRTFFRPINDGPIVYPDDRRLNRPLKFPTITVPATMTTTTTTTTTTTTKKPTRKPLEQSKVNVARCGMPDIDVGTGERLYPWISRIAYINKTSNVISYRCSGSVVSQSHILTAAHCVINLVSDLHLSHVRIGGVALSPNCTANSTENCTIASRIYQIAEVRVHPSYDQPKYANDIALVKIIGEANDYTPICLPPNLSASVRDQLIGSPGIALGWTADIEGNDTSSPRVRYLNLPIVNTTECAITYAKFSENFNDPIVITPSQLCAQGGPMNDVCRGDSGGPFMDDGSSGLINTSGRHTLLGIVAFGPTKCGMSNIPGVYTRVSSYLGWIIESISLS from the exons atgcGCCGGTGgagttgtttgcttattttgtgTACATTTTATAAAG TCACACACGGCATTTCCCTGTCCACCGGTGTGCCCAAATGTAATTGCATACGCGTTAAAGAGTGCGAACCAATTGCTTATTTGCTCTTGAATCACAAACCACATGAAGCTGACATGATATACAAAATAGTACAGAGTGCCGGTTGTGGTTATGCTGGTCTCGATCCGCTCGTTTGCTGCCCCACCACCTATGCAAACCACAAAATTACGACGCGACTACATGCAACCGACATCGATGCCTACCGCAGCACAGATCCCGATGTTTGGGTGTGGGGCAGTACACAGTTTCCCACAGGCATCGACGCACTCACCGAAATGTTGTCGGCCGCAAGCTCCTCCGCCGATGGCAGAACAACTAAACGCAGATCGAAAGAATTTTACGATGAAACGGATGTGTTTGATTTTATAGAtccaaaaacacaaagaaacTTTCCACATTCATTCTACGAAGAATCAGTTGCCTCTCATGAAGTGAATAGTGAGGCAAAGAAACACTACGGAAGTGGAGATTTggatcaaaaaaatttcaagcagcACACACATAAGCATCACCATCATTTTGGCGAAGATAGTTATTTTCCACATCACAGTCATCACCACGAATACGATCGTGAAAATGTCTATGATAGCAATGAATATGACGCAGGTGAAGAAGAATATCCACGCACTTTTTTTAGACCGATCAATGATGGTCCCATTGTTTATCCGGATGATAGACGCTTAAATCGGCCACTAAAATTTCCAACAATAACAGTACCAGCAACAATGACgactacgacaacaacaacaacgacaaccaCCACAAAGAAGCCAACACGCAAACCGTTAGAACAATCCAAAGTGAATGTAGCACGCTGTGGCATGCCTGACATAGACGTCGGTACTGGCGAACGCTTATACCCCTGGATCTCGCGCATAGCATACATTAACAAAA CCAGCAATGTCATCAGCTACCGCTGTTCCGGTTCCGTTGTGAGTCAATCACATATTCTCACTGCGGCGCACTGTGTCATAAATCTCGTGAGCGATCTGCACCT CTCTCATGTGCGCATCGGCGGTGTGGCACTGTCCCCAAATTGCACTGCCAACAGCACCGAGAATTGCACTATTGCATCGCGTATCTATCAAATCGCCGAAGTACGGGTACATCCCAGCTATGATCAGCCGAAGTACGCCAATGATATTGCATTGGTGAAAATTATCGGCGAAGCCAATG ATTACACACCCATTTGCTTACCACCAAATCTATCGGCTTCTGTACGTGATCAGCTTATAGGCAGCCCTGGTATAGCGCTCGGCTGGACAGCGGATATTGAag GTAACGACACAAGTAGTCCACGGGTGCGTTATCTGAATTTGCCGATCGTTAATACGACTGAGTGTGCAATCACCTATGCGAAATTCAGTGAGAATTTCAATGATCCCATCGTAATTACGCCTTCACAGTTGTGTGCTCAAGGTGGCCCAATGAATGATGTTTGTAGAG GTGATAGCGGTGGTCCGTTCATGGATGATGGTTCCTCCGGTCTCATAAATACCAGCGGACGCCATACTTTATTAGGTATTGTGGCTTTCGGACCGACAAAGTGTGGTATGTCCAATATACCAGGAGTTTATACGCGTGTTAGCTCCTACCTTGGATGGATCATAGAAAGTATTAGCTTAAGTTAA
- the LOC105229920 gene encoding uncharacterized protein LOC105229920 isoform X2 — protein MRRWSCLLILCTFYKVTHGISLSTGVPKCNCIRVKECEPIAYLLLNHKPHEADMIYKIVQSAGCGYAGLDPLVCCPTTYANHKITTRLHATDIDAYRSTDPDVWVWGSTQFPTGIDALTEMLSAASSSADGRTTKRRSKEFYDETDVFDFIDPKTQRNFPHSFYEESVASHEVNSEAKKHYGSGDLDQKNFKQHTHKHHHHFGEDSYFPHHSHHHEYDRENVYDSNEYDAGEEEYPRTFFRPINDGPIVYPDDRRLNRPLKFPTITVPATMTTTTTTTTTTTTKKPTRKPLEQSKVNVARCGMPDIDVGTGERLYPWISRIAYINKTSNVISYRCSGSVVSQSHILTAAHCVINLVSDLHLSHVRIGGVALSPNCTANSTENCTIASRIYQIAEVRVHPSYDQPKYANDIALVKIIGEANGNDTSSPRVRYLNLPIVNTTECAITYAKFSENFNDPIVITPSQLCAQGGPMNDVCRGDSGGPFMDDGSSGLINTSGRHTLLGIVAFGPTKCGMSNIPGVYTRVSSYLGWIIESISLS, from the exons atgcGCCGGTGgagttgtttgcttattttgtgTACATTTTATAAAG TCACACACGGCATTTCCCTGTCCACCGGTGTGCCCAAATGTAATTGCATACGCGTTAAAGAGTGCGAACCAATTGCTTATTTGCTCTTGAATCACAAACCACATGAAGCTGACATGATATACAAAATAGTACAGAGTGCCGGTTGTGGTTATGCTGGTCTCGATCCGCTCGTTTGCTGCCCCACCACCTATGCAAACCACAAAATTACGACGCGACTACATGCAACCGACATCGATGCCTACCGCAGCACAGATCCCGATGTTTGGGTGTGGGGCAGTACACAGTTTCCCACAGGCATCGACGCACTCACCGAAATGTTGTCGGCCGCAAGCTCCTCCGCCGATGGCAGAACAACTAAACGCAGATCGAAAGAATTTTACGATGAAACGGATGTGTTTGATTTTATAGAtccaaaaacacaaagaaacTTTCCACATTCATTCTACGAAGAATCAGTTGCCTCTCATGAAGTGAATAGTGAGGCAAAGAAACACTACGGAAGTGGAGATTTggatcaaaaaaatttcaagcagcACACACATAAGCATCACCATCATTTTGGCGAAGATAGTTATTTTCCACATCACAGTCATCACCACGAATACGATCGTGAAAATGTCTATGATAGCAATGAATATGACGCAGGTGAAGAAGAATATCCACGCACTTTTTTTAGACCGATCAATGATGGTCCCATTGTTTATCCGGATGATAGACGCTTAAATCGGCCACTAAAATTTCCAACAATAACAGTACCAGCAACAATGACgactacgacaacaacaacaacgacaaccaCCACAAAGAAGCCAACACGCAAACCGTTAGAACAATCCAAAGTGAATGTAGCACGCTGTGGCATGCCTGACATAGACGTCGGTACTGGCGAACGCTTATACCCCTGGATCTCGCGCATAGCATACATTAACAAAA CCAGCAATGTCATCAGCTACCGCTGTTCCGGTTCCGTTGTGAGTCAATCACATATTCTCACTGCGGCGCACTGTGTCATAAATCTCGTGAGCGATCTGCACCT CTCTCATGTGCGCATCGGCGGTGTGGCACTGTCCCCAAATTGCACTGCCAACAGCACCGAGAATTGCACTATTGCATCGCGTATCTATCAAATCGCCGAAGTACGGGTACATCCCAGCTATGATCAGCCGAAGTACGCCAATGATATTGCATTGGTGAAAATTATCGGCGAAGCCAATG GTAACGACACAAGTAGTCCACGGGTGCGTTATCTGAATTTGCCGATCGTTAATACGACTGAGTGTGCAATCACCTATGCGAAATTCAGTGAGAATTTCAATGATCCCATCGTAATTACGCCTTCACAGTTGTGTGCTCAAGGTGGCCCAATGAATGATGTTTGTAGAG GTGATAGCGGTGGTCCGTTCATGGATGATGGTTCCTCCGGTCTCATAAATACCAGCGGACGCCATACTTTATTAGGTATTGTGGCTTTCGGACCGACAAAGTGTGGTATGTCCAATATACCAGGAGTTTATACGCGTGTTAGCTCCTACCTTGGATGGATCATAGAAAGTATTAGCTTAAGTTAA
- the LOC105229861 gene encoding probable serine/threonine-protein kinase DDB_G0283337: MAMNNLSIDGEFRYIIQWFNEWSELQRDDFVPVMLEYLQQGGPNEVYMNGIVNSVSQSSIQDKPMSLFQCRIKLFREWNKKWPAELKLKLQEKVTEIDSKVGEKITNEITPNANEHVNGCNGGDAVATETFDEVNEENGENKITAEIVDESNEVAEVSGNLESHIVEALNNETPVDDNNTNENGGDNHIEDTNPISTVVTDTAIENSINNAQLHLEPDEQVQIQAQNALEENITVVDSIATTTATVA; this comes from the exons ATGGCTATGAACAATTTATCAATTGACGGCGAGTTCCGTTACATCATACAGTGGTTTAACGAGTGGAGTGAGTTGCAACGCGATGACTTTGTACCGGTGATGTTAGAGTATCTACAGCAGGGAGGCCCTAACGAGGTTTATATGAACGGCATTGTAAATTCTGTGTCCCAAAGCAGTATACAAGATAAGCCAATGAGTTTATTCCAATGCAGG ataaaactcTTCCGCGAGTGGAACAAAAAATGGCCTGCAGAATTAAAATTGAAGTTGCAGGAAAAAGTTACCGAAATAGATTCGAAAGTGGGCGAAAAGATCACAAACGAAATTACCCCTAATGCTAACGAACATGTAAATGGTTGTAACGGCGGCGATGCAGTCGCGACAGAAACATTCGATGAAGTTAATGAAGAAAATGGAGAGAATAAAATAACTGCCGAAATAGTTGACGAATCTAATGAGGTTGCAGAGGTGTCAGGTAATTTGGAGAGCCATATTGTAGAAGCACTAAATAATGAAACTCCAGTCGATGACAATAATACGAATGAAAACGGCGGCGATAACCATATTGAAGACACAAATCCCATATCAACCGTAGTCACAGATACTGCTATCGAAAATTCTATTAATAATGCACAGTTACATTTGGAACCAGATGAACAAGTTCAAATACAAGCACAAAATGCattagaagaaaatataactGTAGTCGATAGCATTGCAACTACCACTGCCACTGTCGCATAA
- the LOC105229860 gene encoding serine/threonine-protein phosphatase 5, which yields MSAAQVEVQQNNEDKTLDGVSKAAAKGTDSTASTLNNALNENNNAVEKTTKMDTSTTTQEATNNGVDEQKDLAENYKNQGNELLKNKEFTKAIEMYTKAIELCPCAIYYANRSLAHLREESFGYALQDGIAAVKADPTYLKGYYRRAAAQMSLGKFKQALADFEYVSKCRPNDKDAKLKYTECNKIVKMRAFERAIAVDTPEKTLAEMYKELEDIAIEDAYTGPALKDNKVTLEFMLELMEHYKNQKILHRKYAYKILCDVDEYMRTQPSLVDINVPDESKFTICGDIHGQFYDLMNIFKINGLPSPTNPYLFNGDFVDRGSFSVECIFTLFGFKLLYPNHFFMSRGNHESINMNHMYGFTGEVSAKYTSRMADMFTRVFNWLPLCHCINKKILVMHGGLFSRDNVVLDDLRCIDRNCQPPEEGLMCELLWSDPQAWPGRGPSKRGVGIQFGPDVTKTFCKRNNLDYVVRSHEVKDMGYEVTHDGQCITVFSAPNYCDTMGNMGAFITIKGNDLKPNFKSFESVPHPDVKPMAYANSLMSMLSM from the exons ATGTCGGCGGCGCAAGTTGAAGTGCAGCAAAACAACGAGGATAAAACATTGGATGGAGTGAGTAAAGCAGCCGCTAAAGGCACCGACTCAACCGCCTCCACCCTCAATAATGCGTTGAATGAGAATAATAATGCAGTGGAAAAGACCACTAAAATGGATACATCAACAACAACGCAAGAGGCAACTAACAATGGTGTCGATGAACAAAAGGATTTAgcagaaaattacaaaaatcagGGAAATGAACTGTTAAAGA ATAAGGAATTCACTAAAGCAATTGAAATGTACACGAAAGCTATAGAGTTATGCCCCTGTGCAATATACTATGCCAACCGTTCACTAGCTCATCTGCGAGAAGAGAGTTTTGGTTACGCTCTGCAAGATGGTATCGCCGCTGTCAAAGCGGATCCAACGTACTTGAAGGGCTATTACCGTCGTGCCGCAGCTCAAATGTCACTTGGTAAATTCAAGCAAGCGTTAGCCGACTTTGAATAT gtcTCAAAATGTCGACCCAATGACAAAGATGCTAAACTTAAGTATACGGAATgcaataaaatagttaaaatgcGTGCTTTCGAACGTGCCATCGCGGTTGATACACCCGAAAAAACGTTAGCCGAAATGTACAAAGAATTAGAAGATATAG ctATCGAAGATGCTTATACGGGGCCGGCCCTCAAAGATAACAAAGTCACATTGGAATTCATGTTGGAACTAATGGAGCattacaaaaaccaaaaaatcttGCACCGTAAATACGCTTATAAA ATACTCTGCGATGTTGACGAATATATGCGGACGCAACCCTCGCTCGTTGACATTAATGTGCCCGATGaatcgaaatttacaatttgtgGCGATATTCATGGTCAGTTCTATGATCTtatgaatatcttcaaaataaATGGCTTGCCATCGCCGACGAATCCATATCTATTCAATGGCGATTTCGTTGATAGAGGCTCATTTTCTGTTGAGTGTATATTCACACTTTTCGGTTTTAAACTTTTATATCCGAATCACTTCTTTATGTCTCGTG GCAACCACGAGAGCATTAACATGAATCACATGTACGGCTTCACTGGTGAAGTATCGGCAAAATATACCTCCCGCATGGCTGATATGTTTACGCGTGTATTCAATTGGTTGCCGCTATGCCATTGCATTAACAAGAAGATTCTTGTTATGCATGGTGGTCTCTTTTCGAGAGACAATGTCGTTTTAGATGATTTACGCTGCATCGACCGCAACTGCCAGCCACCCGAGGAGGGACTCATGTGTGAACTATTATGGTCCGATCCGCAGGCATGGCCCGGTCGTGGACCCTCCAAACGTGGTGTGGGCATACAATTCGGACCCGATGTTACAAAGACATTTTGTAAACGAAATAATCTGGATTATGTTGTACGCAGTCATGAAGTCAAAGATATGGGCTACGAAGTCACACATGATGGCCAGTGCATTACAGTGTTTTCTGCACCTAATTACTG cGATACTATGGGCAATATGGGCgcttttataacaataaaaggCAATGATTTGAAACCGAATTTCAAATCATTCGAATCTGTG CCTCATCCTGATGTAAAGCCAATGGCATATGCAAACAGCTTAATGAGCATGCTCTCCATGTAG